The region ACCAGCTTAACGATCTTTAGACTCACCAAAGACAGTTGAAATCCCATTAATCTTCACTAGAAACCGCTAAACTACCATCAAACTCtttaaaagcaataataatttcCACTTGAGCCCATTAGATAATCTCTGAACTCGccaaaacaccttgaaaacactttttttttcttcccttcagtcTAGCTACGTCACACagagcaaacaaaacaaactttaCCGTTTCTTGTAGAACTTAAAGGCGTTGGTGTAATAATGTTTATTTAGCTGTGTCAGATTGAACAGGTTCTTCATGTGCTTCTCGTAGTCCGTCCGTCTGACGTGAACAGTGACAATTGGGAAGTCCCTGTGGTGATACGTCGCATTGAAACTCCTAAGAGCATTGTTGATATTCAGTATGGCATTCTCCATGACCTCATCTCGGAACTTAAAAAGAGATTGAATCAACTTTCGGTGCTCCAGTAAGAGGTCTTGTGGTCGGGGATAGTCATAGATGTGGTAGGAAGTGTTCAGCAGAGGCTCAGGGATGAAACTGGAGGAGGTGTTGCTCAAGACCTGAGCAGCAGTCCTGTACAACTTGTCATACAGCCCCATGTAAGAGATGCCCTTAGGCTTGCCAACAAAGCAGGCTGGTTTCTTGACTGGCGTGACAATGTTCTTGAAGATTTTGTCAAGAGTTGTGTACATTTCATCGAGTGTGGACACCTGCTTGAGGATAGTCAGCTGTTATGAGAGGGACGTTAAGAAATTCCTATTCATGAACGCTTTACTATTTCATCAGAACATTTATCAAAAGCCAGAGATGATATGTGGGGGTGACAGAATGCCTTACTTCTCATTAACAATGCAAAACTCATTTtgaaacgtaaaaagaaaaattaaaagagttTGGATATTCAAGGAATAAAACGGTAGAGTAGTAAGC is a window of Portunus trituberculatus isolate SZX2019 chromosome 1, ASM1759143v1, whole genome shotgun sequence DNA encoding:
- the LOC123503225 gene encoding galactoside alpha-(1,2)-fucosyltransferase 1-like isoform X4 — protein: MAANTDSAPIPLGPWRHKKCYTITDCDQPYVTVNHAGRLGNKMCQYASLYLLRHLFGVRVSTLDEMYTTLDKIFKNIVTPVKKPACFVGKPKGISYMGLYDKLYRTAAQVLSNTSSSFIPEPLLNTSYHIYDYPRPQDLLLEHRKLIQSLFKFRDEVMENAILNINNALRSFNATYHHRDFPIVTVHVRRTDYEKHMKNLFNLTQLNKHYYTNAFKFYKKRLKRPLFLVASDDPKWCRENLLAKDVIVIASKVPAEDMAAMTLGDHHIISYGTFSFMGALLGNGNITHPLTTNPRYRFVKCIKSPVFHNVPRSKKQSYYKRR
- the LOC123503225 gene encoding galactoside alpha-(1,2)-fucosyltransferase 1-like isoform X3 — its product is MAANTDSAPIPLGPWRHKKCYTITDCDQPYVTVNHAGRLGNKMCQYASLYLLRHLFGVRLTILKQVSTLDEMYTTLDKIFKNIVTPVKKPACFVGKPKGISYMGLYDKLYRTAAQVLSNTSSSFIPEPLLNTSYHIYDYPRPQDLLLEHRKLIQSLFKFRDEVMENAILNINNALRSFNATYHHRDFPIVTVHVRRTDYEKHMKNLFNLTQLNKHYYTNAFKFYKKRLKRPLFLVASDDPKWCRENLLAKDVIVIASKVPAEDMAAMTLGDHHIISYGTFSFMGALLGNGNITHPLTTNPRYRFVKCIKSPVFHNVPRSKKQSYYKRR